The following are from one region of the Mycolicibacterium diernhoferi genome:
- a CDS encoding ATP-dependent DNA helicase, translating into MTKSSSPRRSARPDAVTELLASAVSALGGAQRPGQVQMAEAVSEAFETGRHLAVQAGTGTGKSLAYLVPSIARAVSANEPVVVSTATIALQRQLVDRDLPRLADALAAHLPRRPTFALLKGRGNYLCLNKIHNGAAEPDELPQEELFDAVAATALGRDVKRLTDWSSDTETGDRDELVPGVPDRSWSQVSVSARECIGVSRCPFSTDCFSEKARAKAGTADVVVTNHALLAIDAIADASVLPEHSLLVVDEAHELADRVTGVATGELSAAVLGAAQRRLGRLVADELAERFEAAGANLSAAIFDAEPGRIDHLDEELATYLTALRDAAFVIRSAIDTTPSDPQAAAARTEAVTAVTEVGDIAARMLDSFGPAIPDRHDVVWLDQIENNRGGPKRAILRVAPLSVAGLLRTRLFQHCTTVLTSATLTIGGNFEAMAGAWGLNGGDPPPKWHGLDVGSPFDHAKSGILYVAKHLPPPGRDGTGSPAQLDEIEALITAAGGRTLGLFSSMRAARATAEVMSERLSTPVLCQGEDTTAALVQRFADDDQTSLFGTLSLWQGVDVPGPTLSLVLIDRIPFPRPDDPLLTARQRAIAARGGNGFMAVAANHAALLLSQGAGRLLRRVDDRGVVAVLDSRMATARYGGYLRSSLPPFWATTDPERVIAALKRLRGA; encoded by the coding sequence GTGACCAAGAGTTCGTCGCCGCGCCGCTCCGCGCGTCCGGACGCGGTCACCGAACTGTTGGCCTCGGCGGTCTCCGCACTCGGCGGCGCACAGCGCCCCGGGCAGGTTCAGATGGCCGAGGCCGTCAGCGAGGCCTTCGAGACCGGCCGCCATCTCGCGGTGCAGGCCGGCACCGGCACCGGCAAATCGCTGGCCTATCTGGTGCCGTCCATCGCGCGGGCGGTGTCGGCCAATGAGCCGGTGGTGGTGTCCACCGCCACCATCGCCCTGCAACGCCAACTCGTCGACCGCGACCTGCCCCGACTGGCCGATGCGCTGGCCGCCCACCTTCCGCGGCGCCCCACCTTCGCACTGTTGAAGGGGCGTGGAAATTACCTGTGCCTGAACAAGATCCACAACGGCGCGGCAGAACCCGACGAACTGCCGCAGGAGGAACTGTTCGACGCGGTGGCCGCCACCGCGCTGGGCCGCGATGTGAAACGGCTGACCGACTGGTCGTCGGACACCGAGACCGGTGACCGGGACGAGCTGGTCCCCGGGGTGCCGGACCGGTCGTGGAGTCAGGTCAGCGTGTCGGCCCGCGAATGCATCGGGGTGTCCCGGTGCCCGTTCAGCACCGACTGTTTCTCGGAGAAGGCACGCGCGAAGGCGGGCACCGCCGACGTGGTGGTCACCAACCACGCACTGCTGGCGATCGACGCCATCGCGGACGCCTCGGTGCTGCCCGAACACAGCCTGCTGGTGGTCGACGAGGCCCACGAACTGGCCGACCGGGTCACCGGCGTGGCCACCGGCGAACTGTCTGCGGCGGTGCTCGGGGCGGCGCAGCGCCGGCTGGGACGGTTGGTCGCCGACGAACTCGCCGAGCGGTTCGAGGCGGCCGGGGCCAACCTGTCCGCGGCGATCTTCGACGCCGAGCCGGGGCGGATCGACCACCTCGACGAAGAGCTGGCCACCTATCTGACCGCGTTGCGCGATGCGGCGTTCGTCATCCGCTCGGCGATCGACACCACCCCGTCGGACCCGCAGGCCGCCGCCGCCCGCACCGAGGCCGTCACCGCGGTGACCGAGGTCGGTGACATCGCGGCGCGCATGCTGGACTCGTTCGGGCCGGCGATCCCGGACCGCCACGACGTGGTGTGGCTCGACCAGATCGAGAACAACCGCGGCGGGCCGAAGCGCGCCATCCTGCGGGTGGCGCCGCTGTCGGTCGCAGGGTTGTTGCGCACCAGGCTCTTTCAGCACTGCACGACGGTGCTGACGTCGGCGACACTGACCATCGGCGGCAACTTCGAAGCGATGGCCGGGGCCTGGGGGCTCAATGGCGGGGATCCACCGCCGAAGTGGCACGGCCTGGACGTCGGTTCACCGTTCGATCACGCCAAGTCCGGAATCCTCTATGTGGCCAAGCATCTGCCCCCGCCGGGCCGTGACGGCACCGGCTCCCCCGCCCAACTCGACGAGATCGAGGCGCTCATCACCGCCGCGGGCGGCCGCACGCTGGGTCTGTTCTCCTCGATGCGCGCGGCCCGGGCGACCGCCGAGGTGATGTCCGAACGGCTGTCGACGCCGGTGCTGTGTCAGGGCGAGGACACCACCGCCGCACTGGTCCAGCGGTTCGCCGACGACGATCAGACCTCGCTGTTCGGCACGCTGTCGCTGTGGCAGGGCGTCGACGTCCCCGGCCCGACCCTGTCGCTGGTGCTGATCGACCGGATTCCGTTCCCCCGCCCGGACGACCCGCTGCTGACCGCGCGTCAGCGGGCCATCGCCGCGCGCGGCGGCAACGGGTTCATGGCGGTGGCGGCCAACCACGCCGCGCTGCTGCTCTCGCAGGGGGCCGGCCGACTGCTGCGCCGCGTGGATGATCGTGGCGTGGTCGCGGTGCTCGATTCGCGGATGGCGACGGCCCGCTACGGCGGCTACCTCCGGTCCTCGCTGCCGCCGTTCTGGGCGACCACCGATCCCGAACGGGTGATCGCCGCCCTCAAACGCCTGCGCGGCGCCTGA
- a CDS encoding MoaD/ThiS family protein, with amino-acid sequence MAVEVSIPTILRTHTGGEKRVSAAGDTLAAVIADLESRYSGISERLVDPDKPGKLHRFVNIYVNDEDVRFSGGLETVIADGDSVTILPAVAGG; translated from the coding sequence GTGGCTGTAGAAGTTTCCATCCCGACCATCCTGCGCACCCACACCGGTGGGGAGAAGCGCGTCAGCGCCGCCGGGGACACCTTGGCGGCCGTCATCGCCGACCTGGAATCCAGGTATTCCGGGATCAGCGAGCGGCTGGTGGACCCCGACAAGCCGGGCAAGCTGCACCGCTTCGTCAACATCTACGTCAACGACGAGGACGTCCGGTTCTCCGGCGGTCTGGAGACGGTGATCGCCGACGGCGACTCGGTCACCATCCTGCCTGCCGTCGCCGGAGGCTAG
- a CDS encoding Mov34/MPN/PAD-1 family protein: MLVIRADLVDAMVAHARADHPDEACGVIAGPEGSDRPERFIPMVNAERSPTFYRFDSMEHLKVWKAMDAADEVPVVIYHSHTGTEAYPSRTDVAIAAEPDAHYVLVSTRDPEVHELRSYRIVDGVVTEEPVSIVVAYEQ, translated from the coding sequence GTGCTGGTGATTCGCGCCGACCTGGTGGATGCCATGGTCGCCCACGCGCGTGCCGACCATCCCGACGAAGCGTGCGGGGTGATCGCCGGACCGGAGGGTTCCGATCGCCCCGAGCGCTTCATCCCGATGGTCAACGCCGAACGTTCGCCCACCTTCTACCGGTTCGATTCCATGGAACACCTCAAGGTGTGGAAGGCGATGGACGCGGCCGACGAGGTGCCGGTGGTCATCTACCACTCGCACACCGGCACCGAGGCTTACCCGAGCCGTACCGACGTGGCCATCGCCGCGGAACCCGACGCTCACTACGTGCTGGTGTCCACCCGCGATCCCGAGGTGCACGAGCTGCGCAGCTACCGCATCGTCGACGGCGTCGTCACCGAAGAACCTGTCAGCATCGTCGTAGCGTACGAGCAGTAA
- a CDS encoding cyclic nucleotide-degrading phosphodiesterase has translation MRVTVLGCSGSVVGPDSPASGYLLTEPDTAPMVLDFGGGVLGALQRHADPGSVNVLLSHLHADHCLDMPGLFVWRRYHPTPPKGRALLLGPTHTWERLGAASSPEGGEVDDISDIFEVQSWVDGKSLRLGALTVEPRLVCHPTESYGMRFTDRDGVTFVYSGDTGICDAVVELARGADVFLCEASWTHSPDRPPNLHLSGTEAGQIAARAGVGELLLTHIPPWTSREDVITEAKAEFDGPVHAVVCGETFDITRH, from the coding sequence GTGCGAGTCACCGTACTGGGTTGTTCCGGCAGTGTTGTCGGCCCCGATTCGCCCGCGTCCGGATATCTGCTCACCGAACCCGACACCGCGCCGATGGTGCTCGATTTCGGCGGCGGCGTGCTCGGCGCGCTGCAGCGACATGCCGACCCCGGTTCGGTGAACGTCTTGCTCTCGCACCTGCATGCCGACCACTGCCTGGACATGCCCGGCCTGTTCGTCTGGCGCCGGTATCACCCCACCCCGCCCAAGGGGCGTGCGTTGCTGCTCGGCCCGACGCACACCTGGGAGCGGCTGGGGGCGGCGTCCTCGCCGGAGGGCGGCGAGGTCGACGACATCTCCGACATCTTCGAGGTGCAGTCCTGGGTCGACGGGAAGTCGCTGCGACTGGGCGCGCTGACGGTGGAGCCCCGGTTGGTCTGCCATCCCACCGAGTCCTACGGCATGCGCTTCACCGATCGGGACGGCGTCACGTTCGTCTACAGCGGTGACACCGGAATCTGTGATGCGGTGGTCGAATTGGCGCGCGGTGCCGACGTCTTCCTCTGTGAGGCGTCCTGGACGCACTCCCCGGACCGCCCGCCCAACCTGCACCTGTCCGGGACCGAGGCCGGCCAGATCGCCGCCCGTGCCGGGGTGGGGGAGCTGCTGTTGACCCACATCCCGCCGTGGACCTCACGCGAGGACGTCATCACCGAGGCCAAGGCCGAATTCGACGGTCCGGTGCACGCGGTGGTGTGCGGCGAGACGTTCGACATCACGCGCCACTGA
- the rdgB gene encoding RdgB/HAM1 family non-canonical purine NTP pyrophosphatase, producing the protein MTELLVASRNAKKLAELRRVLDAAGLTMTLLSLGDVPAFDEAPETGATFEENALAKARDAYTATGLPAVADDSGLTVEALNGMPGVLSARWAGAHGDDLANLELLLGQLRDVPDERRGAAFVSACALVYGPGEQDAVVVRGEWPGVIAREPRGENGFGYDPIFVPDGSSRSAAELSAAEKDAASHRGRALALLVPALRKLC; encoded by the coding sequence CTGACCGAGTTACTGGTTGCCTCGCGCAACGCGAAGAAGCTGGCCGAACTGCGTCGGGTGCTCGATGCGGCCGGGCTGACCATGACGCTGTTGTCTCTCGGCGACGTGCCCGCGTTCGACGAGGCTCCCGAAACCGGCGCGACCTTCGAGGAGAACGCGCTGGCCAAGGCGCGCGATGCGTACACCGCGACCGGGTTGCCCGCGGTGGCCGATGATTCGGGGCTGACGGTCGAGGCACTGAACGGGATGCCCGGCGTGCTCTCGGCGCGCTGGGCCGGGGCGCACGGCGACGACCTGGCGAACCTGGAACTGCTTTTGGGCCAGTTGCGGGACGTGCCCGACGAGCGGCGCGGCGCGGCATTCGTCTCGGCGTGTGCCCTGGTGTACGGGCCGGGGGAGCAGGACGCGGTGGTGGTCCGCGGCGAATGGCCCGGCGTGATCGCCCGCGAACCCCGCGGCGAGAACGGGTTCGGCTACGACCCGATCTTCGTGCCCGACGGGTCGTCGCGTTCGGCCGCTGAACTCTCCGCGGCCGAGAAGGATGCGGCCTCGCACCGCGGCCGGGCGCTGGCGTTGTTGGTGCCGGCGCTGCGCAAGCTCTGCTAG
- a CDS encoding nicotinate phosphoribosyltransferase has product MTGTALLTDKYELTMLAAALRDGSAHRRCTFEVFARRLPEGRRYGVVAGTGRLVETLAQFTFDEQALASVAGFLDADTCAFLSGYRFGGDIDGYPEGELYFPHSPVLTVRGSFAECVLLETLALSILNHDSAIASAAARMVSAAGGRRLIEMGSRRTHEEAAVASARAAWIAGFSGSSNLAAQQRYGVPALGTSAHAFTLLHTTADGTGDPAARDLSERAAFAAQVQALGVGTALLVDTYDITAGVANAIAVAGPELGAVRIDSGDLGVLARQVRKQLDDLGADKTRIVVSGDLDEFAIAALRAEPVDSYGVGTSLVTGSGAPTAGMVYKLVEVDGIAVQKRSAHKASQGGAKQALRLAKPSGTVVEEVVYPVGQPPQPENGYHARPLSVALVRGGEPVQDPDLDAARARVAAGLHSLPWDGLKLSKGEPAIPTRVIAAGPS; this is encoded by the coding sequence ATGACCGGTACCGCACTGCTGACCGACAAGTACGAGCTGACCATGCTGGCGGCTGCGCTCCGGGACGGCTCGGCGCACCGACGGTGCACTTTCGAGGTCTTCGCACGCCGGCTGCCAGAGGGTCGCCGCTACGGCGTCGTCGCGGGAACCGGCCGGCTCGTGGAAACCCTGGCGCAGTTCACCTTCGATGAGCAGGCGCTGGCCTCGGTGGCCGGGTTCCTGGACGCGGACACGTGCGCGTTCCTGTCCGGGTACCGGTTCGGCGGCGACATCGACGGCTATCCCGAGGGTGAGCTGTATTTCCCGCACTCGCCGGTGCTGACGGTGCGCGGCAGTTTCGCCGAATGTGTCCTGCTGGAGACCCTGGCGCTGTCCATCCTCAATCACGACAGCGCCATCGCCTCGGCCGCGGCCCGCATGGTCTCGGCGGCCGGCGGCCGCCGGCTCATCGAGATGGGCTCACGGCGCACCCATGAGGAGGCCGCCGTCGCCTCGGCCCGGGCGGCCTGGATCGCCGGGTTCTCCGGCAGCTCCAACCTGGCCGCCCAGCAGCGCTACGGCGTGCCCGCTCTGGGCACCAGCGCGCACGCGTTCACCCTGCTGCACACCACGGCCGACGGCACCGGCGACCCCGCCGCCCGGGACCTGAGTGAACGCGCCGCGTTCGCCGCGCAGGTGCAGGCCCTCGGCGTGGGCACCGCCCTGCTGGTGGACACCTATGACATCACCGCGGGTGTGGCCAACGCCATCGCGGTGGCCGGACCCGAATTGGGCGCCGTGCGCATCGATTCGGGGGATCTGGGGGTGCTGGCCAGACAGGTCCGCAAACAACTCGACGATCTCGGCGCGGACAAGACCCGGATCGTGGTCTCCGGCGACCTCGACGAGTTCGCCATCGCGGCGCTGCGCGCCGAACCCGTCGACAGCTACGGGGTGGGGACCTCGCTGGTCACCGGATCCGGGGCGCCCACCGCCGGCATGGTCTACAAGCTCGTCGAGGTCGACGGCATCGCCGTGCAGAAGCGCAGCGCGCACAAGGCCTCGCAGGGCGGCGCCAAGCAGGCCCTGCGACTGGCCAAACCGTCGGGCACCGTGGTCGAGGAGGTGGTGTACCCCGTCGGGCAGCCACCGCAGCCCGAGAACGGCTATCACGCGCGGCCGCTGTCGGTCGCACTGGTCCGCGGCGGGGAACCGGTCCAGGATCCCGACCTCGACGCCGCCCGGGCCCGGGTCGCGGCCGGGCTGCACAGTCTGCCCTGGGACGGGCTGAAGCTGTCCAAGGGCGAGCCGGCCATCCCGACCCGCGTCATCGCCGCCGGCCCGTCGTGA
- the rph gene encoding ribonuclease PH: protein MSRREDGRLDDELRPVVITRGFTSHPAGSVLVEFGQTRVMCTASVTEGVPRWRKGSGQGWLTAEYAMLPAATHERSGRESVKGKVGGRTQEISRLVGRSLRACIDLGALGENTIAIDCDVLQADGGTRTAAITGAYVALSDAVSYLAAAGRLSDPRPLSCAIAAVSVGVVDGRVRVDLPYTEDSRAEVDMNVVATDTGTLVEIQGTGEGATFPRSTLDKMLDLALASCEELFAIQQAALELPYPGVLPEPPSGSAKKAFGS, encoded by the coding sequence GTGTCCAGACGAGAAGACGGCCGGCTCGACGACGAGCTGAGGCCAGTGGTCATCACCCGTGGTTTCACCTCCCATCCCGCCGGTTCGGTGCTGGTCGAGTTCGGCCAGACCCGGGTCATGTGCACCGCATCGGTGACCGAGGGCGTCCCGCGCTGGCGCAAGGGCTCCGGGCAGGGCTGGCTGACCGCCGAGTACGCCATGTTGCCCGCGGCCACCCACGAGCGTTCCGGCCGAGAATCGGTCAAGGGCAAGGTGGGCGGGCGCACCCAGGAGATCAGCCGACTGGTCGGCCGGTCCCTGCGCGCCTGCATCGACCTCGGTGCGCTCGGGGAGAACACCATCGCCATCGACTGCGACGTGCTGCAGGCCGACGGCGGCACCCGCACCGCCGCCATCACCGGTGCCTACGTGGCGCTCTCGGATGCCGTCAGCTATCTGGCCGCGGCCGGTCGGCTGTCCGATCCGCGCCCGCTGTCCTGCGCGATCGCGGCGGTATCGGTCGGCGTGGTCGACGGCCGGGTCCGGGTGGACCTGCCCTACACCGAGGACTCCCGCGCCGAGGTCGACATGAACGTCGTCGCCACCGACACCGGCACCCTGGTCGAGATCCAGGGCACCGGCGAGGGCGCGACCTTCCCGCGCTCCACCCTGGACAAGATGCTGGATCTGGCGCTGGCCTCCTGCGAGGAACTGTTCGCCATCCAGCAGGCGGCCCTGGAGTTGCCCTACCCGGGCGTGCTGCCCGAGCCGCCCAGCGGGTCGGCGAAGAAGGCGTTCGGAAGCTGA
- a CDS encoding rhomboid family intramembrane serine protease: MAMNLPGTPEQKNKPAWLVGGITIISFVALLYVMEIVDTVLGHRLDQDGIRPLQTDGLWGILWAPLLHGGWPHLIANTVPALVLGFLMTLAGMGRFIAATAIIWLLGGFGTWLIGNIGAHCPYIGVQCTTNHIGASGLIFGWLTFLIVFGFFTRTAWEIIVGVIVALVYGGILLGVVPGTPGVSWQGHLCGAIAGFIAAYVLSGPERKARERRRTVAPSGI, encoded by the coding sequence ATGGCGATGAATCTCCCGGGCACCCCGGAGCAGAAGAACAAGCCGGCCTGGCTGGTCGGCGGTATCACGATCATCAGCTTCGTGGCGCTGCTGTACGTCATGGAGATCGTCGACACCGTCCTGGGGCACCGCCTCGACCAGGACGGCATCCGGCCGCTGCAGACCGACGGGCTGTGGGGCATCCTCTGGGCGCCGCTGCTGCACGGCGGCTGGCCGCATCTGATCGCCAACACCGTCCCGGCGCTCGTACTCGGCTTCCTGATGACGCTGGCGGGGATGGGTCGGTTCATCGCCGCCACCGCCATCATCTGGCTGCTCGGCGGGTTCGGTACCTGGTTGATCGGCAACATCGGCGCGCACTGCCCGTACATCGGTGTGCAGTGCACCACCAACCACATCGGCGCTTCCGGGCTGATCTTCGGCTGGCTGACCTTCCTCATCGTGTTCGGGTTCTTCACCCGCACGGCCTGGGAGATCATCGTCGGCGTCATCGTCGCGCTGGTCTACGGCGGCATCCTGCTCGGCGTGGTGCCGGGCACCCCGGGGGTGTCCTGGCAGGGGCATCTGTGCGGGGCGATCGCCGGTTTCATCGCCGCGTACGTGTTGTCCGGGCCCGAGCGCAAAGCGCGGGAGCGACGCCGGACCGTGGCCCCGTCGGGGATCTGA
- a CDS encoding cysteine synthase: MRYDSLLEALGNTPLVGLQRLSPRWDADENGPHVRIWAKLEDRNPTGSIKDRPALRMIEQAERDGVIKPGDTLLEPTSGNTGISLAMAALLKGYRMICVMPENTSIERRQLLELYGAKIIYSPAEGGSNTAVATAKELAAQNPSWVMLYQYGNPANAAAHYEGTGPELLADLPEITHFVGGLGTTGTLMGTGRFLRERVPGIQIVAAEPRYGEGVYALRNIDEGFVPELYDPEILTTRFSVGAFDAVKRTRELVEVEGIFAGISSGAILHAALGMATKAIKAGERADIAFTVCDAGWKYLSTGAYAGSLDDAEDALEGQLWA, from the coding sequence GTGCGCTACGACTCGCTGCTGGAGGCGCTCGGGAACACCCCGCTCGTCGGACTGCAGCGGCTGTCCCCGCGCTGGGACGCCGACGAGAACGGTCCGCACGTCCGGATCTGGGCCAAGCTCGAGGACCGCAACCCGACCGGTTCCATCAAGGACCGTCCGGCGTTGCGGATGATCGAGCAGGCCGAGCGCGACGGGGTGATCAAGCCCGGCGACACGCTGCTGGAGCCCACCAGTGGCAACACCGGTATCTCGCTGGCCATGGCGGCCCTGCTCAAGGGCTACCGGATGATCTGCGTGATGCCGGAGAACACCTCGATCGAGCGGCGTCAGCTGCTCGAACTGTACGGCGCGAAGATCATCTACAGCCCCGCCGAGGGCGGCTCCAACACCGCCGTCGCCACCGCGAAAGAGCTTGCCGCCCAGAATCCTTCGTGGGTCATGCTGTACCAGTACGGCAACCCGGCGAATGCCGCGGCACACTACGAGGGCACCGGCCCCGAACTGCTGGCCGACCTGCCCGAGATCACCCACTTCGTCGGCGGCCTCGGCACCACCGGGACCCTGATGGGCACCGGCCGGTTCCTGCGCGAGCGCGTCCCCGGCATCCAGATCGTGGCGGCCGAACCCCGCTACGGCGAGGGGGTGTATGCGCTGCGCAACATCGACGAGGGCTTCGTCCCCGAACTGTACGACCCGGAGATCCTGACCACCCGGTTCTCGGTCGGCGCCTTCGACGCCGTCAAACGCACCCGCGAACTGGTCGAGGTCGAGGGCATCTTCGCCGGGATCTCCTCCGGGGCGATCCTGCACGCGGCACTGGGGATGGCGACCAAGGCGATCAAGGCCGGTGAGCGGGCCGATATCGCGTTCACCGTGTGCGATGCGGGCTGGAAGTATCTGTCGACCGGCGCGTACGCCGGTAGCCTCGATGACGCAGAGGATGCGTTGGAAGGCCAGTTGTGGGCCTGA
- a CDS encoding P1 family peptidase has protein sequence MSAFGSITDVAGIRVGNHHRIDDDATLGSGWACGSTVVLAPEGTVGAVDCRGGAPGSRETDLLDPANSVRHVDAVVLTGGSAYGLAAADGVMSWLEEQGRGVKMDGGVVPIVPGAVIFDLPVGGWGCRPTAEFGYAAVQAAGAEMVERSDGGPTFAIGSAGAGAGARAGVLKGGLGTASIRLDDLGVTVGAVVAVNSGGNVVDPATGLPWMADLIKLFGLHAPPAEQVAEFARLDKESGPLNTTIAVVATDAAVSPAGCRRIAIAAQDGLAHSIRPAHTPVDGDTVFALATGAVTLPTSEKTPTAMSPETAALTAIGAAAADCLARAVLVGVLAAQSVAGIPTYRDLLPGAFA, from the coding sequence GTGAGCGCCTTCGGCTCCATCACCGATGTCGCCGGCATCCGGGTCGGCAACCACCACCGCATCGACGACGACGCCACCCTGGGGTCGGGGTGGGCGTGCGGGAGCACGGTGGTGCTCGCGCCCGAGGGCACCGTCGGCGCGGTGGACTGCCGCGGTGGCGCACCGGGAAGTCGGGAAACCGACCTGCTGGATCCCGCCAACAGCGTGCGCCACGTCGATGCGGTGGTCCTCACCGGCGGCAGCGCCTACGGGCTGGCCGCCGCCGACGGGGTGATGTCCTGGCTGGAGGAACAGGGCCGCGGGGTGAAGATGGACGGCGGGGTGGTGCCGATCGTGCCGGGCGCGGTCATCTTCGACCTACCCGTCGGCGGCTGGGGCTGCCGGCCCACCGCGGAGTTCGGGTACGCCGCGGTGCAGGCCGCCGGTGCCGAGATGGTCGAGCGAAGCGACGGGGGACCGACTTTTGCGATCGGCAGCGCCGGCGCCGGCGCCGGTGCGCGCGCCGGGGTGCTCAAGGGCGGGCTCGGTACCGCCTCGATCAGGCTGGACGATCTCGGGGTGACCGTGGGCGCCGTCGTCGCGGTCAATTCGGGCGGCAACGTCGTCGACCCGGCCACCGGGCTGCCCTGGATGGCGGATCTGATCAAGCTGTTCGGCCTCCACGCGCCCCCGGCCGAGCAGGTGGCCGAATTCGCCCGCCTCGACAAGGAGAGCGGCCCGCTGAACACCACCATCGCGGTGGTGGCGACGGACGCCGCGGTCAGCCCGGCGGGCTGCCGCCGCATCGCGATCGCGGCGCAGGACGGCCTGGCACACAGCATCCGGCCGGCGCACACCCCAGTCGACGGTGACACGGTCTTCGCCTTGGCCACCGGCGCGGTGACCCTGCCGACCTCGGAGAAGACTCCGACGGCGATGTCCCCGGAGACCGCGGCGCTGACCGCGATCGGAGCCGCCGCGGCGGACTGTCTGGCCCGGGCGGTGCTCGTCGGAGTGCTGGCCGCTCAGAGCGTCGCCGGAATACCCACCTATCGTGACCTGTTGCCCGGTGCATTCGCATGA
- the clpS gene encoding ATP-dependent Clp protease adapter ClpS, which produces MVTPARTKPGTREDHAADVDRHEDAAADTPWVTIVWDDPVNLMSYVTYVFQKLFGYSEPHATKLMMQVHTEGKAVVSAGSRESMEVDVTKLHSAGLWATMQQDR; this is translated from the coding sequence ATGGTTACCCCAGCGCGGACAAAGCCGGGTACTCGGGAGGACCACGCGGCCGATGTGGACCGCCACGAAGACGCCGCCGCCGACACTCCCTGGGTGACGATCGTGTGGGACGACCCGGTGAATCTGATGTCGTACGTGACCTACGTCTTCCAGAAACTGTTCGGGTACTCCGAACCGCACGCCACCAAACTGATGATGCAGGTGCACACCGAGGGCAAGGCCGTGGTCTCGGCCGGCAGCCGTGAGTCGATGGAGGTCGACGTCACCAAGCTGCACTCCGCGGGGCTGTGGGCCACCATGCAGCAGGATCGCTGA
- a CDS encoding DUF2017 domain-containing protein, whose translation MRKWKRIDGVDGPRFRSSLAAHEAGLLRNLVSSLTGMLDDRQSGAPADELSEITGIRTGHSSPPEDETMKRLLPDFFRSRNGHPAGSSAADSLNSALRSLHEPAIIDAKRQAAQRLLDTLPENGGKFELSEDDAHAWASAVNDVRLALGAMLEIGPEGLDQLPPGHPMAGHLDVYQWLTVLQEYLVLSLMGSR comes from the coding sequence GTGCGCAAATGGAAGCGGATCGACGGTGTCGACGGCCCACGGTTCCGGTCCTCGCTGGCGGCGCACGAGGCCGGGCTGCTGCGTAACCTGGTGTCCTCGCTGACCGGCATGCTCGACGACCGCCAATCTGGCGCTCCGGCTGACGAACTCAGCGAGATCACCGGGATCCGCACCGGCCACTCGTCCCCGCCCGAGGACGAGACGATGAAGCGGTTGTTGCCGGATTTCTTCCGGTCCCGCAACGGGCATCCCGCCGGTTCGTCTGCCGCGGACAGTTTGAACAGCGCCCTGCGCAGCCTGCACGAGCCGGCCATTATCGATGCGAAACGTCAAGCTGCGCAACGGCTTCTGGACACCCTGCCGGAGAACGGTGGCAAGTTCGAGCTCTCCGAGGACGATGCGCACGCGTGGGCGTCGGCGGTCAACGATGTGCGCCTGGCGCTCGGGGCGATGCTGGAGATCGGCCCCGAGGGACTCGATCAGCTACCGCCCGGACATCCGATGGCCGGGCACCTCGACGTCTACCAGTGGCTGACCGTGCTGCAGGAGTATCTGGTGCTCAGCCTGATGGGATCACGATGA